From one Solanum lycopersicum chromosome 12, SLM_r2.1 genomic stretch:
- the LOC543605 gene encoding homogentisate 1,2-dioxygenase — protein MECSSRTSNFPSDLEYQTGFGNHFSSEAIVGALPQGQNSPLICPFGLYAEQISGTSFTSPRKLNQRSWLYRIKPSVTHEPFRPRMPRHEKLVSEFNQSNSSATPTQLRWKPVEIPETPTDFIDGLYTICGAGSSYLRHGFAIHMYTANKSMENSAFCNADGDFLIVPQKGRLWITTECGRLQVCPGEIVILPQGYRFAVDLPDGPSRGYVAETFGTHLQLPDLGPIGANGLAAPRDFLVPVAWYGDGSRPGYTIVQKYGGELFTAKQDFSPFNVVAWHGNYVPYKYDLSKFCPYNTVLMDHSDPSINTVLTAPTDKPGVALLDFVIFPPRWLVAEHTFRPPYYHRNCMSEFMGLIYGGYEAKADGFHPGGASLHSCMTPHGPDTKTFEATIALGNEAGPHRIADTMAFMFESCLVPRVCPWALESPFMDHDYYQCWIGLKSHFSGLSMNEDNVDLQKGKPIER, from the exons ATGGAGTGCAGCAGCAGAACTTCCAATTTTCCTTCTGATTTGGAGTACCAAACAGGATTTGGGAATCATTTTTCATCTGAAGCTATAGTTGGAGCTCTACCTCAAGGTCAAAATAGTCCTCTTATTTGCCCCTTTGGACTTTATGCTGAGCAGATCTCTGGCACCTCTTTTACTTCCCCTCGCAAACTTAATCAACGCAG tTGGCTATATCGTATTAAGCCATCGGTTACACATGAACCGTTTAGACCAAGAATGCCGAGACATGAAAAGCTTGTGAGTGAATTCAACCAGTCAAACAGTTCTGCTACACCAACTCAACTAAGGTGGAAGCCTGTTGAGATACCAGAAACACCGACTGATTTCATTGATGGTTTGTATACTATATGCGGGGCTGGCAGCTCATATCTCCGACATGGTTTTGCAATTCACAT GTATACTGCCAACAAATCAATGGAGAACTCTGCCTTCTGCAATGCTGATGGCGACTTTCTGATTGTTCCTCAAAAAGGAA GGCTGTGGATTACTACTGAATGCGGAAGATTGCAGGTTTGTCCTGGTGAAATTGTGATTTTGCCTCAAGGATATAGGTTTGCTGTTGACCTTCCGGATGGACCTTCACGTGGTTATGTCGCTGAAACTTTTGGAACTCATCTTCAACTTCCTGATCTGGGGCCAATAG GCGCAAATGGTCTAGCTGCTCCAAGGGATTTTCTTGTTCCTGTTGCCTGGTACGGAGATGGCTCCCGTCCAGGTTACACTATTGTGCAGAAGTATGGTGGTGAACTCTTCACTGCGAAGCAGGACTTCTCTCCTTTTAATGTGGTCGCTTGGCATGGCAATTATGTTCCTTATAAG TATGATTTAAGCAAGTTCTGCCCTTACAATACTGTATTGATGGACCACAGTGATCCTTCAATTAACACAG TTTTGACAGCACCAACAGATAAACCTGGTGTGGCGTTGCTTGACTTTGTCATTTTCCCTCCCCGGTGGTTGGTTGCTGAACACACCTTCCGTCCTCCATATTATCATCGCAATTGTATGAGCGAATTTATGGGTCTAATCTATGGCGGATACGAG GCAAAAGCTGATGGTTTTCACCCTGGCGGGGCAAGCCTTCACAGCTGCATGACTCCTCATGGTCCTGATACCAAAACATTTGAG GCAACCATTGCACTTGGAAATGAAGCTGGTCCACATAGAATAGCTGATACCATGGCTTTCATGTTTGAGTCTTGCCTAGTACCCCGAGTCTGTCCGTGGGCTCTTGAATCTCCGTTTATGGATCACGATTATTACCAATGCTGGATTGGCTTGAAGTCTCACTTCTCAGGACTATCTATGAACGAAGACAACGTCGATTTGCAGAAAGGAAAACCCATAGAAAGGTGA
- the LOC101257045 gene encoding sodium/calcium exchanger NCL, with protein MTLKLFFLALFLLLVFSGAVYGRRFISDDSAGVISDGVHSEIGRDLEILRLDRNFAGGEEESCEQSYGFLPCTKTALGNVFLILVYGYLMFLGATYLSSGSELLLEILGPGIIGGLFLPVLGALPDAMLILVSGISGSTAAAQSQVSVGMGLLAGSTVMLITVIWGTCCIVGKCDIQNSVAVDMKDTNGFSLTGSGVSTDIWTSHAATIMAASVTPFLVVQLPQLLHSTSGRHLSVLIGLIISLTLLVSYCIYQVFQPWIQSRRLAYVKHKHVISGVLRQLRMRALGRLCTDQGAPNIEVLEKLFNAIDENEDGHLSRTELKALVVGIRLEEINLHENDAVEKLMKDFDTSHDHQVEMSEFIAGVTKWLTEARGSEAPSPEAGPDTMKYLDDLHEQTRREHHFLGDQSDESVETVENPRSTAIKAVLLLLLGTVIAAVFADPLVDAVNNFSSATSIPSFFISFIALPLATNSSEAVSAIIFASRKKLRSASLTFSELYGAVTMNNLLCLSVFLALVYIRGLTWDFSSEVLVILIVCVVVGVFASVRSTFPLWTSLLAFLLYPFSLVLVYVLDYKFGWS; from the exons ATGACTCTTAAACTATTTTTTCTCGCTCTCTTCCTTCTATTGGTCTTCTCCGGCGCCGTTTACGGTCGCCGTTTCATCAGTGACGACTCCGCTGGAGTAATTTCCGATGGAGTTCACAGTGAGATCGGTCGGGATTTGGAAATTCTCCGGCTGGATCGGAATTTCGCCGGAGGTGAAGAGGAGAGTTGTGAACAGAGTTATGGATTTCTGCCTTGTACTAAAACTGCTCTTGGAAATGTTTTTCTCATTTTggtttatggttaccttatgtTCCTTGGTGCTACGTATCTCTCTTCTGGTAGTGAACTGTTGCTTGAGATTTTAGGGCCTGGTATTATTGGGGGACTTTTTCTTCCTGTGCTTGGTGCTCTTCCAGATGCTATGCTTATTCTCG TATCGGGGATATCTGGAAGTACTGCAGCTGCTCAGAGCCAGGTCTCTGTAGGAATGGGATTGCTAGCTGGGTCAACTGTGATGCTTATAACTGTTATTTGGGGAACCTGTTGCATTGTTGGCAAGTGCGACATACAAAATTCTGTTGCTGTAGACATGAAAGACACTAACGGATTCAGCTTGACGG GTTCTGGTGTTAGTACTGACATCTGGACAAGCCATGCTGCAACGATAATGGCAGCATCTGTAACACCATTTCTTGTTGTCCAACTGCCACAGCTCCTCCATTCAACTTCAGGAAGACATTTATCTGTCTTGATTGGTCTTATCATTTCACTTACTCTGCTTGTTTCTTATTGCATCTATCAG GTCTTTCAGCCTTGGATACAGAGTAGACGTCTTGCTTATGTAAAACATAAACATGTTATATCAGGAGTTTTGAGACAGTTAAGAATGCGTGCATTGGGGAGGCTTTGCACAGACCAGGGAGCACCAAATATAGAAGTTTTAGAAAA GCTATTCAACGCAATTGATGAAAATGAGGATGGGCATCTTTCCCGTACTGAATTAAAAGCTCTGGTAGTAGGAATCCGTTTGGAGGAGATAAACTTACATGAGAATGATGCTGTAGAAAAACTGATGAAGGACTTCGATACTTCACATGATCATCAAGTTGAAATGTCCGAGTTCATTGCTGGAGTTACAAAATGGCTTACTGAGGCCAGGGGTTCCGAGGCTCCTTCTCCTGAAGCTGGTCCTGATACAATGAAGTACCTCGATGACTTGCATGAG CAAACAAGGAGAGAACACCATTTCTTAGGGGATCAAAGTGACGAAAGTGTTGAGACTGTTGAGAATCCTAGATCAACTGCAATTAAGGCTGTTCTACTGCTTTTGCTGGGTACTGTCATTGCTGCCGTCTTTGCTGATCCTCTGGTTGATGCTGTCAATAATTTCTCTAGTGCCACAAgcattccttctttcttcatctCATTCATTGCTCTGCCACTGGCGACCAACTCCAGTGAGGCGGTGTCAGCTATTATCTTTGCTAGCCGGAAAAAGTTGAGATCTGCATCATTAACATTTTCTGAG TTGTATGGAGCAGTGACAATGAACAATCTCCTTTGTCTATCAGTCTTCCTGGCTCTCGTCTATATCAGAGGATTGACATGGGACTTCTCGTCTGAAGTCTTGGTTATTCTAATTGTCTGTGTTGTCGTGGGGGTCTTTGCAAGCGTCCGAAGCACCTTTCCTCTTTGGACTTCCTTGCTAGCTTTTCTACTTTACCCCTTCTCTCTCgtacttgtatatgttcttgACTACAAATTTGGTTGGTCTTAG
- the LOC100505457 gene encoding uncharacterized protein LOC100505457 — protein MKPKPKTNIMVIEEHTLKCSNSSGGGGGDGGGGGGGGSSGSGGATSRGSKKVKQKKIPQRGLGVAQLERIRMEGEKKHEKDANFQTPNVLVPNSVHSTKTMSKCLAVEGSSFRPSSITLPPPSTMDLLSKNSVFRPDLSALVLDGFRPKTLQSSKPMNMGGGELSWSSVSGPGSDKCPKLWSCEYSPERESKQGNRHGVVFGANVDLPNELHNPILPLPSVLQRSQQYQQPSCSSSMMNISSGISSSSVLNYQMEPPSNQNYYSCNYLPLWPEDVKMVGMKRPYPFTPEFPPVPTFHCKFPPAYVNLASRSPESASCSNECAASLESGNLLKREAPSGSRTLSESKPRDVIRQNKALNGDFLTLAPPTAASPYQHSSNSNLQSLERFRLESVTCQGVAEEPTTTSSALSKSVQQSIYGFFPTAKVQISQEGTNKRNCHVEVGGNIDLNLKL, from the exons ATGAAGCCAAAGCCGAAGACGAACATAATGGTGATAGAGGAACATACCCTTAAGTGTAGTAATAgtagtggtggtggtggtggggatgggggtggtggtggtggtggtggttcaAGTGGTAGTGGTGGTGCTACGAGTAGAGGATCGAAAAAAGTGAAGCAGAAAAAAATACCACAAAGAGGACTTGGTGTTGCTCAACTTGAAAGGATTAGAATGGAAGGGgagaaaaaacatgaaaaagatgCAAACTTTCAAACACCTAATGTTTTGGTACCAAATTCAGTTCATTCTACCAAAACTATGTCAAAATGCTTAGCTGTTGAAGGTTCTAGTTTTAGGCCTAGTTCAATCACTTTACCACCACCATCAACAATGGATCTGCTTTCGAAAAATAGTGTCTTTAGACCAGATCTGTCTGCCTTAGTTCTTGATGGTTTCCGTCCCAAGACTTTACAATCATCAAAACCAATGAACATGGGTGGAGGGGAGTTAAGTTGGTCGTCTGTTTCGGGTCCAGGGAGTGATAAATGTCCTAAATTGTGGAGTTGTGAGTACAGTCCTGAAAGAGAAAGCAAACAGGGAAATCGTCATGGTGTTGTTTTCGGGGCTAATGTAGATTTGCCAAATGAACTGCATAACCCCATTTTACCTCTACCCAGTGTGCTGCAAAGATCACAACAATATCAGCAACCTTCTTGTTCTTCATCAATG ATGAATATCTCATCAGGGATTTCATCATCATCTGTACTAAATTATCAGATGGAGCCCCCTTCAAACCAAAATTATTATTCGTGTAATTATTTACCTCTGTGGCCTGAAGATGTGAAG ATGGTTGGCATGAAGAGACCATATCCCTTCACTCCAGAGTTTCCACCAGTCCCTACATTTCACTGCAAATTTCCTCCAGCCTATGTTAACCTTGCATCGAGATCACCTGAATCAGCTTCCTGCAGCAATGAATGTGCAGCCAGTTTAGAATCAGGAAATTTGCTCAAAAG AGAAGCTCCTTCAGGATCAAGGACTCTATCCGAGTCCAAACCAAGGGATGTTATCAGGCAAAATAAAGCTCTCAATGGAGATTTTCTCACGTTGGCTCCTCCTACAGCCGCTTCTCCATATCAGCATTCATCTAATTCAAACCTTCAGAGTCTAGAGAGATTTAGATTGGAATCAGTGACTTGTCAG GGAGTTGCTGAAGAACCTACTACAACAAGCTCAGCCCTAAGCAAATCAGTTCAACAATCCATCTATGGATTCTTCCCAACTGCCAAGGTACAAATCAGCCAAGAAGGAACAAACAAACGCAATTGCCATGTTGAAGTAGGAGGAAACATTGATCTCAATCTGAAGCTGTAG
- the LOC101257635 gene encoding protein IQ-DOMAIN 10 — protein sequence MGFCLKTMIGLKRNKRRKSKQLKITSTSTAFDEPKGDVQVPSAHYSNGTSSSKKITCKTKFTHNTAATKIQTAYRAHLARKTLRRVRGAVRFQGVIEGLSVNNQISGTLKQIHCWSKIQSEIRARRLNMVTQGHNKQKKIQNQQKLEAKLHELEVEWSSSAETIEEILQKLQQREEAATKRERAMAYAFSHQWRANSNKYFGQAYYDLGKESWGWSWMERWIAVRPWETRVQTNPIVPKTSHSQQVAKITSKATNLGPMKLVVSIKNH from the exons ATGGGTTTTTGCTTGAAAACAATGATTGGGCTAAAGAggaacaaaagaagaaaatccaAACAGCTCAAG ATTACAAGTACTAGCACTGCATTTGATGAACCAAAGGGAGATGTTCAAGTTCCTAGTGCTCATTATTCAAATGGAACTTCATCTTCAAAAAAGATTACTTGTAAGACTAAATTTACTCACAACACTGCTGCCACTAAAATTCAGACTGCCTATAGAGCTCATTTG GCAAGAAAAACTCTACGGCGCGTTAGGGGTGCAGTGAGATTTCAAGGTGTAATTGAAGGGCTAAGTGTAAATAACCAAATATCAGGGACTTTGAAGCAAATACATTGTTGGAGCAAAATACAATCAGAGATTAGAGCTAGACGACTCAATATGGTGACTCAAGGCCACAATAAAcagaagaaaattcaaaatcaacaaaaactTGAGGCTAAGCTTCACGAGCTTGAG GTGGAATGGAGTAGTAGTGCTGAAACCATAGAAGAAATACTACAAAAATTACAACAAAGAGAAGAAGCTGCAACTAAGAGGGAGAGGGCAATGGCATATGCATTTTCTCATCAG TGGAGAGCCAATTCGAATAAATATTTTGGACAAGCATATTATGATCTTGGCAAGGAGAGTTGGGGTTGGAGTTGGATGGAACGTTGGATCGCGGTTCGACCATGGGAGACTAGAGTTCAAACAAACCCTATTGTTCCAAAAACCTCTCACTCTCAACAAGTTGCCAAGATAACTAGTAAAGCTACAAATTTGGGACCTATGAAACTAGTTGTGtcaataaaaaatcattaa
- the TCP3 gene encoding TCP transcription factor 3, with the protein MYEDLDTIKQQQEQARSKKRSFFPPPPPRPSCSKQKGVTSSKFGCGEIVEVQGGHIIRSIGRKDRHSKVCTAKGPRDRRVRLAAHTAIQFYDVQDRLGYDRPSKAVDWLIKKAKASIDELAELPPWKPTTTGVDHALQDDIDVGTASTIMLGQNNSASSSGENVNANTKADGSFMPHSLDSDAISDTIKSFFPMGGSGSNEGNSFQSFQQHNLMSRSQDLKLSLQSFQDPQAQFEASNFFTGFDASVWPQHQQQPVELGRLAAARGDIGGGAIAGAGSYLFNSQPAPPLLQQLFTQNQFLSQRGPLQSSYSPSIRAWIDPSAIAIATADPIHQNQNHHQAVFPMYSTSLSGIGFASELGGFSGFRIPTRIQGEIEEEHDGVSDKPSSASSDSRH; encoded by the coding sequence ATGTATGAAGAtttagataccatcaaacaacaacaagaacaagcTCGATCGAAGAAACGTTCGTtttttcctcctcctcctcctcgtCCTTCTTGCTCGAAGCAAAAAGGTGTAACATCGTCAAAATTTGGTTGTGGAGAGATTGTTGAGGTACAAGGTGGTCATATCATAAGGTCCATTGGTCGAAAAGATAGACACAGCAAGGTGTGTACAGCTAAAGGTCCAAGGGATAGGCGTGTGCGCCTTGCTGCTCATACAGCGATTCAATTTTATGATGTACAAGATCGACTTGGCTATGATAGGCCAAGTAAAGCTGTGGATTGGCTTATAAAAAAAGCGAAAGCTTCGATTGATGAGCTAGCTGAATTGCCTCCATGGAAACCAACTACCACTGGTGTTGATCATGCTCTACAGGATGATATTGATGTTGGAACTGCTAGTACGATAATGTTAGGGCAGAACAATAGCGCTAGCTCAAGTGGTGAAAATGTGAATGCGAATACAAAAGCAGATGGCAGTTTTATGCCTCATTCTTTAGATTCTGATGCGATTTCTGATACCATCAAATCATTTTTCCCAATGGGAGGTAGTGGTTCAAATGAAGGTAATTCTTTCCAGAGTTTTCAACAACATAATTTGATGTCAAGAAGCCAAGATTTGAAGCTTTCTTTACAATCTTTTCAAGATCCACAAGCTCAGTTTGAAGCATCAAATTTCTTTACTGGATTTGATGCTTCAGTGTGGCCTCAGCACCAGCAGCAGCCGGTTGAACTTGGTCGACTGGCGGCTGCTCGTGGAGACATTGGTGGCGGGGCAATTGCTGGAGCAGGTAGTTATCTGTTTAACTCTCAGCCTGCCCCGCCGCTATTACAACAATTGTTCACTCAAAATCAGTTTTTGTCTCAGAGGGGACCCCTTCAGTCCAGTTACTCACCTTCGATTCGTGCATGGATAGATCCATCAGCGATTGCTATCGCCACAGCTGATCCAATTCACCAAAACCAAAACCATCATCAAGCTGTGTTTCCTATGTATTCAACATCACTTTCTGGCATCGGATTCGCCTCAGAATTAGGCGGATTCTCTGGCTTTCGCATTCCTACACGAATCCAAGGTGAAATAGAGGAGGAGCATGATGGTGTTTCCGACAAACCATCCTCTGCTTCCTCTGATTCTCGTCATTGA